A part of Plasmodium sp. gorilla clade G2 genome assembly, chromosome: 8 genomic DNA contains:
- a CDS encoding BRIX domain, putative — protein MVTKVKGKFKKGASNSKETGIRNKKDKKKNNNRKNNINENEESLIKKTNIMVIKKKGMNSEIKALSRDLVDLFNPYCAVFYIRKLKNLHELNKKLKELSYKYTVCMYIQNNKLLYSITSNYTKLSLTFSIQNYTTSTLIKSLYLKNVYCNFNKLKPLLILKNFNNTSNTEMSNYLIITQNILKNLYPSVNLNEDFMNKPRRVLLYCYNDTDQTIYFRQYATNLKKLSFKKILKEAYNEDMSGYNDVFNYLSTKLDGKHFNTDTISQMLEIGPRVSYKIFKITDQDKVIYSVTDKK, from the exons atggtGACAAAAGTAAAAGGGAAATTTAAAAAAGGGGCATCAAATAGCAAAGAAACAggaataagaaataaaaaagataaaaaaaaaaataataataggaaaaataacattaatgaaaatgaagaaagtTTAATTAAGAAAACTAATATAAtggttattaaaaaaaaaggaatgaaTTCAGAAATTAAAGCATTAAGCAGAGATTTAGTAGATTTGTTTAATCCATATTGTGCAGTTTTctatataagaaaattaaaaaatttacacgaattaaataaaaaattaaaagaattaagTTATAAATACACAGtttgtatgtatatacaaaataataaattgttATATAGTATTACTAGTAATTATACAAAATTATCTTTAACGTTTTCTATTCAAAATTATACCACGTCTACTTTAATCaaatctttatatttaaaaaatgtatattgtaattttaataaattaaaaccattactcattttaaaaaattttaataacacTTCAAATACAGAAATGTCAAATTATCTTATTATTACACaaaatattcttaaaaatCTTTATCCAAGTGTTAATTTGAATGAAGATTTTATGAACAAACCTAGAagagtattattatattgttacAATGATACCGATCAAACTATATATTTCCGTCAATATGCAACcaacttaaaaaaattatcatttaaaaaaatactaAAGGAGGCATATAATGAAGACATGAGTGGATATAATGATGTATTTAACTATTTATCAACTAAATTGGATGGTAAACATTTCAACACTGATACAATCTCTCAAATGTTGGAAATTGGTCCACGTGTTAGttacaaaatttttaaaattacagATCAGGATAaag TCATATACTCTGTTACCGATAAAAAGTAA
- a CDS encoding perforin-like protein 5 — protein sequence MKIKKSYFFFGYAFALFCRVCCVSKKDIFNPKLYTSNVEYKEREYFLKYLGMSYDIIKGNPWGDPIYMIDLGYRRNVLRMNDLNTNNNIKDDNVKFKVKKASNIKCKDNIKKNVIDNLCDINKVYEKSYSVSSINDDIHPFNDSNYYKMLVQRINRGDSIIIEKKICSKYFSSINDINKNDLDTFFLTTLNELGDNYQNIKDDTYKCSLEYYKMNNMNKYSENCLKTITPWISFFNMYGTHVISGVYYGGKIIHNLYFENNNLKKKEYKIRIYKRRLNPFSTIHSSLYFGSSLSREKIIYIRERNLIMDGGAQINPYNINDINMEKKKKKNYYVNNVEKNLYEQNKNYRYNYNFYEIKNDVIDLRKGSYYNSWKDSIEWELAKPVKLNLVPLSEFINSEEGKSAYYMALEFYSNLSYSNYNPYLYVLNKSEKDIYIMDIKRNWEQYIDKNINFNVTPKCKNGDKILSGFILTNKKKSYEDNHIMHMCPLNSVCSSGINIESDKNFEFSWILCSKENRSEIHQILTKNTFQGNGKASCPYNMKIGFGFSLTFQKSINTNIKIEPCESNKRECEKNNLASSSQTYFWINCLPTNKNILLQTLESKTYSEKKHLNDHFVFSLKCSEGKYIIAGFAIDYIPSGVNDYLICPVGSNKCDFMIHVKEKNIGEVHIPIMYIVCSSI from the coding sequence atgaaaataaaaaaaagttacTTCTTTTTTGGTTATGCTTTTGCATTATTTTGTAGAGTGTGCTGTGTTTcaaaaaaggatatattcAACCCTAAATTATACACTTCCAATGTTGAATATAAAGAAAGAGAatactttttaaaatacCTGGGAATGTCGTATGATATTATTAAGGGTAACCCTTGGGGAGATCCAATTTATATGATAGATTTAGGATACAGACGAAATGTTCTTAGGATGAATGActtaaatacaaataataatataaaagatgataaTGTTAAATTTAAGGTTAAAAAAGCTTCTAACATAAAATGtaaggataatataaaaaaaaatgtgataGATAACTTatgtgatataaataaagtatACGAGAAAAGCTATTCAGTTTCTTCCATTAATGATGATATCCATCCTTTTAATGATTCTAATTATTATAAGATGTTAGTACAAAGAATAAATAGAGGTGATTCAATAATTATAGAGAAGAAAATAtgttcaaaatatttttcttctataaatgatataaataaaaatgatttgGATACGTTCTTTTTAACAACACTAAATGAATTAGGAGATAATTATCAGAACATAAAAgatgatacatataaatgtagtttagaatattataagatgaataatatgaataaatatagtGAAAATTGTTTAAAAACTATAACTCCATGgatatctttttttaatatgtatgGAACACATGTGATATCAGGAGTTTATTATGGAGGTAAGATAATTCATAATTTATactttgaaaataataatttgaaaaaaaaagaatataaaataaggaTATATAAGAGAAGATTGAATCCTTTTAGTACTATTCATTCTAGTTTATATTTTGGTTCTTCTTTATCAAgggaaaaaattatttatataagggAAAGAAATTTGATAATGGATGGAGGGGCACAAATTAATCCCTACAAcattaatgatataaatatggaaaaaaaaaaaaaaaaaaattattatgttaATAATGTCGAAAAGAATTTGTATGAAcagaataaaaattatagatataattataatttttatgagataaaaaatgatgtaaTTGATTTAAGGAAAGGTAGTTATTATAATAGTTGGAAAGATAGCATTGAATGGGAACTAGCCAAACCAGTGAAATTAAATTTAGTACCATTATCtgaatttataaattcaGAAGAAGGAAAATCTGCCTATTATATGGCTCTTGAATTTTATTCCAATTTGAGTTATTCTAATTATAAtccttatttatatgtattgaATAAAAGTgaaaaggatatatatataatggatATAAAAAGGAATTGGGAACAATATATTGACAAGAATATAAATTTCAATGTAACACCTAAATGTAAAAATggtgataaaatattaagtGGTTTTATtcttacaaataaaaaaaaatcatatgaGGATAATCATATTATGCACATGTGTCCATTAAATTCGGTATGTTCTAGTGGTATAAATATTGAATCagataaaaattttgaatTTAGTTGGATTTTATGTAGTAAAGAAAATAGAAGTGAGATACATCaaatattaacaaaaaatacGTTTCAAGGGAATGGAAAAGCATCATGTccttataatatgaaaataggTTTTGGATTTTCATTAACATTTCAAAAAtctataaatacaaatataaaaattgaaCCTTGTGAAAGTAATAAAAGAGaatgtgaaaaaaataatttggcTAGTTCATCTCAAACATATTTTTGGATTAATTGTTTACCTAcgaacaaaaatatattattacaaacaTTGGAATCAAAAACATATAGTGAGAAAAAACATTTAAATGATCATTTTGTGTTTAGTTTAAAATGTTCTGAagggaaatatataattgcaGGTTTCGCAATTGATTATATACCTTCGGGTGTAAAtgattatttaatatgtcCCGTAGGAAGTAATAAATGTGATTTTATGATTCATGTTAAGGAGAAAAATATAGGTGAAGTACATATACCTATTATGTATATTGTGTGTTCTTctatttga
- a CDS encoding perforin-like protein 4 encodes MMICSDYLFNILIVCYMFMNICSFSICHDIKIEETNEIFSKYLGKGYDILFGYPLPNNELIDDPGFKDIIIDTQLSVDHISNYICKKEEYVDVIEDINDIGYLGMQTINIDDLDKRIKPFSASMPYKSYFGDLEIKKKKYALAQNMCVLNYATYDLKESGKNINKDFVLDIEKLPILTKNQMNTCTKVLYMSNNLNCSEGIKSWMKFFQKYGTHVVLSAHFGGMSFNTMEITKRKIEEIKIYKYKYSIWNIPYLNVFKSGSLYQDLSINVGDQKENKNNNINNNNNNNTDEKKKNDAYIKNDLLIEQHRDNINLEIRGGNNFDEKWKNLTYLVWKNSIYSNMVPIHLDLYSLNTFILIEKKESYDMALLFYNNLYGIDNENFYLSQDITDVLSEGKQITGSSKGSLILSCPVGYIKSTGLIFIYDSSEKLKTNKSKESKIKIYPCTNKGQYDIACSYITKKKNIITFGWIYCVKHNFIKFETLYQNNDNVITKDGKTSMSLTCTEGNTIAFGFKMKLEKFEKLEKLRIKPCTIGNDQCSINNIKRNSDYLLWGFCVPSSFRSLSSLQLTYIHDDTIQNDIRGACSDVYINKYDNIFLGFTFSFDNTFEEVKTEPCASQSRYCFHKIPKKKKIYYVGMFLLCRFDGNTNKKFTYK; translated from the coding sequence ATGATGATATGTTcagattatttatttaacatACTAATCGTATGTTACAtgtttatgaatatatgttCGTTTTCTATTTGTcatgatataaaaattgaAGAAACGAATGAAATATTCAGCAAATATTTGGGAAAAGGCTATGATATATTGTTTGGTTACCCATTACCTAATAATGAACTTATTGATGATCCAGGATTtaaagatattattatagACACACAATTATCAGTTGACCATATATCaaattatatttgtaaaaagGAAGAATATGTAGATGTTATAGAAGATATAAATGACATAGGTTATCTAGGAATGCAGACGATAAATATTGATGATTTGGATAAACGTATAAAACCGTTTTCAGCATCTATGCCATATAAAAGCTATTTTGGAGACTTGGAAattaagaagaaaaaatatgcaCTAGCTCAAAATATGTGTGTATTAAATTATGCAACGTATGATTTAAAAGAATCggggaaaaatataaataaggatTTCGTATTAGATATTGAAAAATTACCTATTTTAACAAAAAACCAAATGAACACATGTACcaaagtattatatatgagTAATAATCTGAATTGTTCAGAAGGTATAAAAAGCTGGATGAAATTTTTTCAAAAGTATGGAACTCATGTAGTTTTATCTGCCCATTTTGGAGGTATGTCATTTAATACTATGGAAATTACGAAACGAAAaattgaagaaataaaaatatataagtataaataCTCTATTTGGAATATCCCATATTTGAATGTATTTAAATCTGGATCGTTATATCAGGATCTTAGTATTAATGTAGGTgatcaaaaagaaaataaaaataataatattaataataataataataataatacagatgagaagaagaaaaatgatgcttatataaaaaatgatctGTTAATAGAACAGCATagggataatataaatttagaaATTAGAGGAGGAAATAATTTTGATGAAAAGTGGAAAAATTTAACATATTTAGTTTGGAAAAATTCTATTTATTCTAATATGGTTCCTATACATCTTGACTTGTATTCATTGAATACATTTATTCttatagaaaaaaaggaatCATACGATATggctttattattttataataatctgTATGGGATAGATAATGAGAATTTTTATCTTTCTCAAGATATAACAGATGTATTATCTGAAGGAAAACAGATAACTGGTTCAAGTAAAGGATCTTTGATTTTAAGTTGTCCTGttggatatattaaaagcactggtcttatttttatttacgaTAGCTCTGAGAAATTAAAAACTAATAAAAGTAAGGAatccaaaataaaaatatacccATGTACTAATAAAGGGCAATATGATATTGCTTGCTCATATATAACAAAGaagaagaatattataacattCGGATGGATATACTGTGTAAagcataattttattaaatttgaaACGCtttatcaaaataatgataatgtaaTAACTAAGGATGGTAAAACATCTATGAGTCTTACCTGCACTGAAGGAAATACAATAGCTTTCGGGTTTAAAATGAAATTAGAAAAGTTtgaaaaattagaaaaattaaGAATAAAACCCTGTACTATTGGAAATGATCAGTgtagtattaataatatcaaaagAAATTctgattatttattatggGGTTTTTGTGTACCTTCATCTTTTCGTAGTCTTTCTTCTTTACAATTAACATATATTCATGATGATACTATACAAAATGATATACGTGGAGCTTGTTCagatgtatatattaataaatacgataatatatttctagGTTTTACTTTTTCTTTTGATAATACATTTGAAGAAGTAAAAACGGAACCTTGTGCAAGCCAATCCAGATATTGTTTTCATAAAATAccaaaaaagaagaaaatatattatgttgggatgtttttattatgtagGTTTGATGGAAACACTAATAAAAAgttcacatataaataa